Genomic DNA from Vagococcus luciliae:
GCACATCTCTAATAGATTGAGAGTTTGTTAATAGCATAACCAAACGATCTATCCCTATACCTAAACCGCCAGTTGGAGGCATTCCGTACTCTAGCGCTTCAATAAAGTCTTCATCTATTCCATGAGCTTCATCATTTCCTAAATCTTTTTCTTTCATTTGCGCTTCAAATCGTTCTCTTTGATCAATTGGGTCATTTAACTCTGTAAAGGCATTTCCATATTCTTTTCCTACTATAAAAACTTCAAAGCGATCTGTAAAACGTTCGTCACCTGGATTTTTCTTCGCTAATGGAGAAATTGAAACTGGATGACCATAAATGAAAGTAGGTTGAATTAATGTATCTTCAACAAATGCTTCAAAGAATTCGTTAATAACGTGGCCATAGTCCATATGTTCTTCTATCGTAACATTATGCTCTTTAGCAATTGAGCGAGCCTCTTCGTCTGATGTTACGTTCCAGAAATCAACACCTGTGACTTCTTTAATTGCATCAACCATATGAATTCTTTTCCATGGTCCTTCTAAGTTAACATCAATGTCGCCATATTGAATCTGCAATGTTCCTAATACTTTTTGAGCGACTGTTGTAATAATACCTTCTGTTAAATCCATAATATCTTTGTAATCTGTATAAGCAGTATATACTTCTAACATGGTAAATTCAGGATTATGTGTAGCATCTATCCCTTCATTACGGAATACACGACCAATTTCATAAACTTTTTCCATTCCACCAACGATTAATCGTTTTAAATGTAATTCTAATGCGATACGTAAATATAATTCCATATCTAGTGCATTATGGTGTGTAATGAATGGTCTTGCCGCTGCTCCACCTGCCATATTATGTAGAGTTGGTGTTTCAACTTCTAAATAACCATGGTCATTTAAATAGTTACGTACTTCGCGGATAATTTCGCTTCGTTTAACAAATTTATCAAAGCTATCGCGGTTACTGATTAAATCTAAATAGCGTTGACGATATTTTTGCTCCACATTTGTTAAACCATGATATTTATCAGGTAATGGTCGAAGTGCTTTTGTTAAAAATGTAAATTCTGTTGGTTTAATGGTCATTTCACCCATATCAGTTTTCATGACTTGACCTGTTACACCAACAAAATCTCCTAAATCTGCTTGTTTAAATAAATCATAAGCTTCTTCACCAATTGCATCTTTACGAACGTAAATTTGGATTTGTCCTTCTCTATCTTGTAAATGAGCAAACCCTACTTTACCTTTTCCACGCTTGGTCATAATACGGCCTGCAACTGTTGCTGTAAGATTTAACTCTTGTAATTCTTCTTTTGTTTTATCATCATATTTTTCATGCAATTCTTTTGCATTGGTTGTGCGCTCAAAACGTGTTCCAAATGGATCGAGTCCCTTATCACGTAAGTCCGCCATTTTTTCTCGTCTGACGATGAGTTGGTCATTCATTTCTTGATGCGCTTGATTATCTTTTGACACGCTACTTCCTCCTATACTTTTTTTGCCATTCTACTCTCTCTTATAATGCCACAAATAGCAAAAAAAAGGCAAGTTAATTTGCCTTTTTTATCCGACTAAACCTTTTTCTTTCACAACTAATACATACTCATCTAGTAATTGGTTCATTTCTTCTTGTGTTGTTGCTTTATTAACGGCTAATCTTGTTTTAGTGGCTCTTGGAGCCCCTTTTAAATAATAAGCGGCATGTTGGCGAAACTCTAAACAACCAATTTTTTCACCCTTCAGGCGAATCAAACGATCTAAATGCAACTTAGCCGTTTCAATTTTTTCAGCTGGATGTGGTTCTTCCAATAACTCACCTGTCTCTAAGAAATGTTGTGTGCGATAAATCATCCACGGATTACCCAATGCTGCCCGACCTATCATCACACCATCGCATCCAACATAATCAATCATGCGTTTTGCATCTTCTGGGGTTCTCACATCTCCATTTCCCATAAAAGGAATCGTCAAATGCTTTTTAACTTCTCTTAAGACATCCCAATTGGCTTTGCCTTCATACATCTGCACGCGTGTTCGGCCATGCATTGCAACCGCACTAGCTCCTGCTTTTTCCGCGGCTAATGCATTTTCAACAGCATACACATGGTCCTCATCCCAACCAATACGTTGTTTAACTGTCACCGGAACACTGACAGAACTCGCCACAGCTTCGACCATTTCGTATACTTTATCTGGATCAAGCAACCATCTTGCTCCTGCTTCTGCTTTAATAACTTTATTTACTGGACAGCCCATATTAATATCAATAATATCTGCTGTTGTATATTCTTCAACAAATTTAGCAGCTTCAACGAGATTTTCTTTATTACCACCAAAAATTTGTAAACTAAGTGGGTGTTCTGTTTCATCAATATAAAGCATTTCTAGTGTTTTTTTATTTCGTTGTTGAATGCCTTTGTCACTAATCATTTCACATACAACAAGTCCTGCACCAAACTCTTTGACTGTCACGCGAAAAGCAGAGTTACTCACTCCAGCCATTGGTGCGACAACCACTCGATTAGGAATCTCGACGTTCCCTATTTTCCACATCGGGTTTCCTCCTTTTAAGACTGCATAGCCTCGTCTCTTAATACGGATAACTCATCTGCGGAATAATGGTATTTCTCTCCGCAGAAATGACAAACTGCCTCAGCTCCATTATCTTCTTCTATCATTTGAGTCAACTCCTCTACCCCTAGAGTAATCAACGCTGAAGAAAAACGTTCTTTAGAACAGTCACATTGAAACTCGACTGGCATCGTATCTAAAATTTCAACATTCTCTTCCCCTAATAAACGGTAAAGAATTTCTTCTGGTGTTTCACCTTGATCTAATAAATTAGACACTTGCGGAATATCAGCTAAACGTTTTTCAATCTCAACGAGCGTTTCTTCTGACGCAAACGGCATCACTTGAATCATAAATCCACCTGCCGCTTTTACAACGTCATCATTTTCATTATCAACTAATACACTTAACCCGACTGCTGAAGGAACTTGTTCCGATGTGGCTAAATAATAAGTAAAATCTTCGGCCAACTCACCTGAAACTAATGGCACTTGTCCTGTAAATGGTTCTCTTAAACCTAAATCTTTCACAACACTTAAAGAGCCATTTGTTCCCACTCCGCCACGTACATCAATTTTTCCTAGTGCATTTGCAGGTAAATTAACTTGTGGGTTTTTAACGTATCCTTTAACATGACCCTTAGCATCGGCATCTACTACGATAGCACCGATTGGCCCATCGCCTTGAATACGAACTGTTAGTGTTTCATCACCTTTATGCATTGAACCTAGCATCAACGCACCTGTCAATGAACGACCTAATGCTGCAGTAGAAGTGCGCCATGTGTCATGACGTTGTTGCGCTTCACTTACTAACTCGGTTGTGCGTGTTGCCATTGCTCGTATTTCTCCATTAAAGCATAATGCTTTCACTAAATAATCTGTTGTTTGTTTACTCATTTTTCTTGCCTACTTTCTTTCTTTTATTCTTCCCAATTAAAAAGTGGGCTATACTTTCGTATATCCCACTTATCATAACGTATTTGATTAAATCTTAAAACTATTTTTACTCAGATTTATCGTCTTTCACAGCTTCTTCATCTTCTTTAATCGAATGTGATAATTCTTCATCACGTTCTTTTAAATCATGTTCCGCTTCTTTTTCTTCAGTAAATTCAGCTTTTTGTTTTTCTGCATCTTTTCTTTCCAAAGCTTCTTTTACTTCTTCAAAAGAACCATCTTTTTCACTTGGATACTCTTCAGGTTTATCATCACTTGGCATTTTACCTTCTTCAAACAATGATTTAATTTGTTTCGCATCAAGTGTTTCATATTTAAGTAATGACTCTGCGATTAACTTGTGTTCATCACGATGTGCTTCAATAATTTCAACCGCTTTTTGATGAGCACGATTCAAGATATTACGAACTTCTTCATCGATTTGGAACGCAATTTGTTCTGAATAAGTTTTTGTTTGTCCATAATCACGGCCAACAAAGACTTGATGGTTTCCTTCATATTGTACAGGACCTAGTGAATCACTCATACCATATTCAGTCACCATTGAACGAGCTAAGTTAGTCGCTTGTTCAAAGTCATTACTTGCCCCAGTAGATTTCACACCAAAGATAATTTCTTCAGCAACACGTCCACCAAGCAACCCAACGATTTGTTCGAACATTTCGTTTTGAGTCATTAAGAAACGATCTTCTTTTGGTAAAGCAATCATGTATCCACCAGCACGTCCGCGTGGAACGATTGTTACTTTATGGACAATTCTTGCATCACTTAACACCAATCCACAGATTGTATGACCTGCTTCATGGTAAGCAACCATTGAACGTTCTTTTTTACTAATCATGCGGTCTTTCTTAGCAGGACCAGCAATGACTCTATCCTGTGCTTCATCAATATCTGATGCATCAATTTTCTTTTTATTACGTCGAGCCGCTACAAGGGCAGCTTCGTTTAATACGTTTTCTAAGTCTGCACCGGCAAATCCTGGTGTTTGTTGTGCGACAACTTTTAAATCAACATCGCTTGCTAAAGGTTTGTTACGAGAATGAACTCGCAAAATTTGTTCACGACCTTTAACATCAGGTGTTCCAACAAGAACTTGTCTGTCAAAACGTCCTGGACGAAGTAACGCAGGGTCTAACACGTCTGAACGGTTTGTTGCGGCAATAACGATAACTCCTTCATTACCATTGAAACCATCCATTTCAACAAGCAATTGGTTAAGGGTTTGTTCACGTTCATCGTGTCCTCCGCCCATACCGGCACCACGTTGACGACCAACTGCATCAATTTCATCAATGAAGATAATCGCTGGCGCTGATTTTTTCGCTGTTTCAAATAAATCACGTACACGACTTGCCCCAACCCCGACAAACATCTCAACAAAGTCTGAACCCGAAATAGAGAAGAATGGTACGCCAGCTTCTCCGGCAACAGCTTTTGCTAGTAATGTTTTACCAGTTCCGGGAGGTCCTTCAAGTAACACACCTGCAGGAATTCTTGCCCCAAGTTCCACAAAACGACGTGGGTCTTTTAAAAACTCAACAACTTCAACCAATTCTTGTTTTTCTTCTTCAGCTCCTGCTACGTCAGAAAAACGAACGTTGATTGATTTTTTATCTGCTTCTTTTGTTTTAGATTTCCCAAAGTTCATGACACGGCCATTTCCACCGCCTTGCCCACCTTGTCCCATCATCATATAAAATAGGAATACCATTAGTAAAACTGGTAAGAAACTAAACAATAGTGATACCCAAACGCTGTTGTTAGATTGCTCTTTCACAACAAATTTGGTTCCTGATTCACTCGCTGTATCACTAATGTTGGCAATCGTTGCATCATTCGGTAAAACAGAGGTAGTAAATCGTTTTGATTTTACTTTTGTTTTACCAAATACTGGTAAGCCACCTGAATCAGTGATTTTTTGTTCTTCACGATACTCACCTGTAATTTTGTAAACGCCATTTGCTGGCTGTACGGTGAAATCTTTGACTTGATCATCTTTTAATTGTTGATAGAACGTTGAATAATTTATAGTAGGAGATTGGTCGCCGCCTTGTCCAAAGAAGAAGTATACTATTGTAATCATTGATAAAAATACAATAATATAATAAAGCGAGTTACGCATCCCTGAATTCTTTTTATTCATACATGTCCTCCTTCTCTATATTAAATTTTTAGTTTGTAATCATTACTAAGAAATTATTGTAACACTAAATGTTCGAAAAATTAAGCATTTTCGTATATTTCTGGTTTTAATACACCGATATATGGAAGATTACGATAATCTTCAGCATAATCTAAACCATATCCTACAACAAATTCGTTTGGCACTTCAAAACCAACATAGTCAGCTGCCATATCAACAACACGACCTTCTGGTTTATCAAGCATCGTTACAATTTTAACAGAAGCTGCTTTACGGTGTTTCAATAAGTCAACAAGGTATTTTAATGTACGGCCACTATCGATAATATCTTCTACTAAGATAATATGACGACCTTCAACTACCGTACTTAAATCTTTCAAAATACGAACTTCACCAGATGAGACAGTCGCATTGCCATAACTTGACACATCCATAAAATCCATTTCCATGTGAATTGGCATAGCACGAACTAAATCCGATAAAAACGGAACCGCTCCTTTTAAAATACCAACAACTAAAGGAAACTTATCCTGGTACTCACGACTAATCTCTTCACCTAAAACAGCAACTCGTTCTTGAATTTGTTGTTCTGAATAAAATGTTTTTTCGATATCTTTTTCTAACATTGGGTTCTCCTTCCAAACTTACTCATCCCTTTGATATAAGTAGACGAGCTTATACTGTATTTTATCAGTTTCATGATGAATACTCAAATAAGATTCTCTAAATGGTAAAAGCCATAGAAGATACCCTTTTTCATCGAAAACAAGCCAACTTAAATCACGTAATTTAGTTGGTATTTTTTCATCAATAAAATATCGTGATACTTTCTTAGTCTGACCTTTATAATTATATACGAATCTGTCGCCAGCTTCACGTTTTCTGACTCGAATCGTATGATTTTTTCCATGTGTGTAAATCATCTCTTTTAAGTGCCAGTTAATCAATTCAATTGGAATGTCCTCTTTACCCAATTCAAAAAATCCTAACCATTGATTATTAGACAAAAATACTCCCTGATTTTTTACCAAATCAAATACATCATATTTATTTAGTGACTCTTTTTTTTGATAGATAGTAAGTATTTCATAATTTTTTTCAACAATCCAATTGTTTCCTAATAATAATTGTTGATTTGGTTTATCATTATTAATCAGTTGTTGTATCTGATTCATATGCTCGTATCCTACAACCAGGCTAGTTTTTTCTTGAATATCTGTTAATATATATCGAATTACTTCAGATTGTATCGCTAAATTGTGTCTTTTTAACGAAATATAATCTAATTGCCATGTATTATTTTGATAACAAACCAGTAACTCAATTAAAGGCTGCAACAATTCATCAATGACTTGCCTTTGATTGGAAATTTCTTGAGATAAGCGTAATATTCCGTTACCAAAATTAGGGTTTTCTTTTTCTAGCATAGGACGGATGTGGTGACGAATACGATTTCGAAAATAATTATCGGAAAGATTACTACTATCTTCATAATACGGTATATTTTTTGCTTTAGCGTATGCATAAAGTTCTTTTTTAGAAAAACTTAATAACGGGCGAATAACTTCATTTACTCCTAGTGAGCGTGTTTTTTCAATCCCAACCAACTTTCTTAATTGACTTCCTTGAATCCATCGCATCAAAATCGTTTCGACAGCATCATCTTTATGATGAGCCGTTAATAAATACGTGCTATTGGTTTCTTGCATCACTTTTTCAAAAAAGGCATAGCGAAATGTTCTTGCTTGTTGCTCTACATTTGTGTCAACGGTTTTTCCTTCGTCCCATATACCGACAAAACAGGGTGTTTGGTACGTTTGGGCATAATTTTCTACAAATAATTGCTCCTCTTTTGACTCAGGTCTTAATTGATGGTTAATATGCGCTACATAAATCAC
This window encodes:
- the lysS gene encoding lysine--tRNA ligase gives rise to the protein MNDQLIVRREKMADLRDKGLDPFGTRFERTTNAKELHEKYDDKTKEELQELNLTATVAGRIMTKRGKGKVGFAHLQDREGQIQIYVRKDAIGEEAYDLFKQADLGDFVGVTGQVMKTDMGEMTIKPTEFTFLTKALRPLPDKYHGLTNVEQKYRQRYLDLISNRDSFDKFVKRSEIIREVRNYLNDHGYLEVETPTLHNMAGGAAARPFITHHNALDMELYLRIALELHLKRLIVGGMEKVYEIGRVFRNEGIDATHNPEFTMLEVYTAYTDYKDIMDLTEGIITTVAQKVLGTLQIQYGDIDVNLEGPWKRIHMVDAIKEVTGVDFWNVTSDEEARSIAKEHNVTIEEHMDYGHVINEFFEAFVEDTLIQPTFIYGHPVSISPLAKKNPGDERFTDRFEVFIVGKEYGNAFTELNDPIDQRERFEAQMKEKDLGNDEAHGIDEDFIEALEYGMPPTGGLGIGIDRLVMLLTNSQSIRDVLLFPTMR
- the dusB gene encoding tRNA dihydrouridine synthase DusB, whose translation is MWKIGNVEIPNRVVVAPMAGVSNSAFRVTVKEFGAGLVVCEMISDKGIQQRNKKTLEMLYIDETEHPLSLQIFGGNKENLVEAAKFVEEYTTADIIDINMGCPVNKVIKAEAGARWLLDPDKVYEMVEAVASSVSVPVTVKQRIGWDEDHVYAVENALAAEKAGASAVAMHGRTRVQMYEGKANWDVLREVKKHLTIPFMGNGDVRTPEDAKRMIDYVGCDGVMIGRAALGNPWMIYRTQHFLETGELLEEPHPAEKIETAKLHLDRLIRLKGEKIGCLEFRQHAAYYLKGAPRATKTRLAVNKATTQEEMNQLLDEYVLVVKEKGLVG
- the hslO gene encoding Hsp33 family molecular chaperone HslO, with product MSKQTTDYLVKALCFNGEIRAMATRTTELVSEAQQRHDTWRTSTAALGRSLTGALMLGSMHKGDETLTVRIQGDGPIGAIVVDADAKGHVKGYVKNPQVNLPANALGKIDVRGGVGTNGSLSVVKDLGLREPFTGQVPLVSGELAEDFTYYLATSEQVPSAVGLSVLVDNENDDVVKAAGGFMIQVMPFASEETLVEIEKRLADIPQVSNLLDQGETPEEILYRLLGEENVEILDTMPVEFQCDCSKERFSSALITLGVEELTQMIEEDNGAEAVCHFCGEKYHYSADELSVLRDEAMQS
- the ftsH gene encoding ATP-dependent zinc metalloprotease FtsH gives rise to the protein MNKKNSGMRNSLYYIIVFLSMITIVYFFFGQGGDQSPTINYSTFYQQLKDDQVKDFTVQPANGVYKITGEYREEQKITDSGGLPVFGKTKVKSKRFTTSVLPNDATIANISDTASESGTKFVVKEQSNNSVWVSLLFSFLPVLLMVFLFYMMMGQGGQGGGNGRVMNFGKSKTKEADKKSINVRFSDVAGAEEEKQELVEVVEFLKDPRRFVELGARIPAGVLLEGPPGTGKTLLAKAVAGEAGVPFFSISGSDFVEMFVGVGASRVRDLFETAKKSAPAIIFIDEIDAVGRQRGAGMGGGHDEREQTLNQLLVEMDGFNGNEGVIVIAATNRSDVLDPALLRPGRFDRQVLVGTPDVKGREQILRVHSRNKPLASDVDLKVVAQQTPGFAGADLENVLNEAALVAARRNKKKIDASDIDEAQDRVIAGPAKKDRMISKKERSMVAYHEAGHTICGLVLSDARIVHKVTIVPRGRAGGYMIALPKEDRFLMTQNEMFEQIVGLLGGRVAEEIIFGVKSTGASNDFEQATNLARSMVTEYGMSDSLGPVQYEGNHQVFVGRDYGQTKTYSEQIAFQIDEEVRNILNRAHQKAVEIIEAHRDEHKLIAESLLKYETLDAKQIKSLFEEGKMPSDDKPEEYPSEKDGSFEEVKEALERKDAEKQKAEFTEEKEAEHDLKERDEELSHSIKEDEEAVKDDKSE
- the hpt gene encoding hypoxanthine phosphoribosyltransferase produces the protein MLEKDIEKTFYSEQQIQERVAVLGEEISREYQDKFPLVVGILKGAVPFLSDLVRAMPIHMEMDFMDVSSYGNATVSSGEVRILKDLSTVVEGRHIILVEDIIDSGRTLKYLVDLLKHRKAASVKIVTMLDKPEGRVVDMAADYVGFEVPNEFVVGYGLDYAEDYRNLPYIGVLKPEIYENA
- the tilS gene encoding tRNA lysidine(34) synthetase TilS; the encoded protein is MYQKFEKIIQSEYQLTPQTNIVVGVSGGVDSMVLLYLLCQLPKDKRPVIYVAHINHQLRPESKEEQLFVENYAQTYQTPCFVGIWDEGKTVDTNVEQQARTFRYAFFEKVMQETNSTYLLTAHHKDDAVETILMRWIQGSQLRKLVGIEKTRSLGVNEVIRPLLSFSKKELYAYAKAKNIPYYEDSSNLSDNYFRNRIRHHIRPMLEKENPNFGNGILRLSQEISNQRQVIDELLQPLIELLVCYQNNTWQLDYISLKRHNLAIQSEVIRYILTDIQEKTSLVVGYEHMNQIQQLINNDKPNQQLLLGNNWIVEKNYEILTIYQKKESLNKYDVFDLVKNQGVFLSNNQWLGFFELGKEDIPIELINWHLKEMIYTHGKNHTIRVRKREAGDRFVYNYKGQTKKVSRYFIDEKIPTKLRDLSWLVFDEKGYLLWLLPFRESYLSIHHETDKIQYKLVYLYQRDE